The following coding sequences are from one Daphnia pulex isolate KAP4 chromosome 11, ASM2113471v1 window:
- the LOC124207331 gene encoding high-affinity choline transporter 1-like isoform X1 — translation MNVNIGGVISVAFFYCLILAVGIWVGWKEKRKFKQLQRMESGANLSENIMLAGRDMGLFVGVLTMTATWVAGGYINGTCESAFTGGFLKCSTMAIGYSMSLLLGGMFFAKPMRMAHGGRGYVTMLDPFQEKYGSRIGGLLFLPALCGEIFWSAAILSALGSIFTVMLGLDNTLSIIISAAVAVTYTLIGGLYSVAYTDVIQLGCVLFGLVFCIPFVWTHPAVDHEAMSEVDWLGTIPLSSVGSYVDIYLLIILGGIPWQVYFQRVLACRSPRQAQYLSYIAALGCLTLAVPPAVLGSVARVVDWTNGTEYGKEITTPEEIKSILPLILQYLTPKWVSFIGLGAVSAAIMSSADSTVLSTSSMFVHNIYKTVFFPKSSEQHLVHVMWVSIVVSAGLGTVMALTVNTIYGLTYLCADVVYVVLFPQLLLVIYAADYTNTYGCLTAFVTGFTLRVLSGEQLLNLPAVIHFPFYDEEAGEQRFPFRTFLMLASIIIQLSVSLIARRIFCRGCLSSKYDVFDCFPQNNKPATHDTKSKVNLNDDNKVVEEETLILSESQPIPLHHSSR, via the exons aTGAACGTGAATATCGGTGGCGTCATCTCTGTGGCTTTCTTCTACTGTTTGATCCTGGCCGTTGGAATTTGGGTAGGATGGaaggaaaagaggaaatttAAACAGCTACAGCGGATGGAAAGCGGTGCTAACCTGTCGGAGAACATAATGCTGGCCGGACGTGATATGGGATTGTTCGTCGGAGTCCTGACGATGACGG CGACGTGGGTAGCAGGAGGTTACATCAACGGCACCTGTGAAAGCGCCTTCACTGGTGGCTTTCTAAAATGCTCTACAATGGCGATCGGATATTCCATGAGCCTCTTacttg GTGGAATGTTTTTCGCTAAACCCATGCGAATGGCCCACGGAGGTCGAGGATATGTTACCATGCTCGATCCCTTCCAGGAAAAATACGGCTCACGTATTGGTGGGCTATTGTTTTTGCCGGCCCTGTGCGGGGAGATATTCTGGTCCGCTGCTATCCTGTCGGCCCTTG GATCCATTTTCACCGTCATGCTGGGACTGGACAATACTCTGTCGATAATCATAAGTGCTGCTGTGGCTGTTACTTACACCTTGATTGGAGGCCTTTACAGCGTGGCCTATACTGACGTCATTCAACTGGGATGTGTTCTCTTTGGCCTg GTATTCTGCATTCCGTTTGTCTGGACTCATCCGGCCGTTGACCACGAGGCTATGAGCGAGGTTGATTGGTTAGGTACAATTCCGCTGTCCTCTGTCGGTAGCTACGTCGACATTTATCTGCTCATCATCCTTGGCGGAATTCCTTGGCAAGTTTATTTTCAGCGGGTTTTGGCGTGTCGATCTCCTCGACAGGCCCAGTACCTGTCTTACATTGCTGCTCTTGGATGCCTTACCCTGGCCGTCCCACCTGCCGTTTTAGGTTCCGTTGCCCGAGTCGTTG ACTGGACTAACGGAACGGAATATGGCAAAGAAATAACCACACccgaagaaatcaaatcgatACTACCGTTAATTCTTCAGTATTTAACACCAAAG TGGGTGTCATTTATCGGTCTTGGTGCCGTCTCGGCTGCCATCATGTCATCAGCAGATTCGACTGTCTTGTCAACGAGCTCCATGTTTGTCCATAACATCTACAAGActgttttctttccaaaa TCGTCGGAACAGCATTTGGTTCACGTTATGTGGGTTTCAATTGTCGTATCGGCAGGTCTTGGTACTGTGATGGCACTCACAGTCAACACAATCTACGGACTTAC ATATTTGTGCGCCGACGTGGTCTACGTGGTTCTTTTCCCTCAGCTTCTCCTAGTCATTTACGCCGCAGATTATACCAATACTTATGGGTGCCTAACTGCTTTCGTAACGGGCTTCACTCTCCGAGTTTTGA gCGGAGAACAGCTTTTGAATTTACCAGCCGTGATACACTTTCCATTCTACGACGAAGAAGCTGGAGAGCAACGATTTCCCTTTCGCACGTTCTTAATGCTAGCGTCAATCATTATCCAACTATCAGTCTCACTTATCGCCAGGCGCATCTTTTGTCGCGGTTGCTTATCTTCAAAGTACGACGTTTTCGACTGTTTTCCCCAAAACAACAAGCCTGCGACCCACGACACtaaaagtaaagtaaatttaaatgatgatAATAAGGTTGTCGAAGAGGAGACGCTCATTTTGAGCGAATCCCAACCCATTCCTCTGCACCATAGCTCaagatga
- the LOC124207331 gene encoding high-affinity choline transporter 1-like isoform X2 yields MAIGYSMSLLLGGMFFAKPMRMAHGGRGYVTMLDPFQEKYGSRIGGLLFLPALCGEIFWSAAILSALGSIFTVMLGLDNTLSIIISAAVAVTYTLIGGLYSVAYTDVIQLGCVLFGLVFCIPFVWTHPAVDHEAMSEVDWLGTIPLSSVGSYVDIYLLIILGGIPWQVYFQRVLACRSPRQAQYLSYIAALGCLTLAVPPAVLGSVARVVDWTNGTEYGKEITTPEEIKSILPLILQYLTPKWVSFIGLGAVSAAIMSSADSTVLSTSSMFVHNIYKTVFFPKSSEQHLVHVMWVSIVVSAGLGTVMALTVNTIYGLTYLCADVVYVVLFPQLLLVIYAADYTNTYGCLTAFVTGFTLRVLSGEQLLNLPAVIHFPFYDEEAGEQRFPFRTFLMLASIIIQLSVSLIARRIFCRGCLSSKYDVFDCFPQNNKPATHDTKSKVNLNDDNKVVEEETLILSESQPIPLHHSSR; encoded by the exons ATGGCGATCGGATATTCCATGAGCCTCTTacttg GTGGAATGTTTTTCGCTAAACCCATGCGAATGGCCCACGGAGGTCGAGGATATGTTACCATGCTCGATCCCTTCCAGGAAAAATACGGCTCACGTATTGGTGGGCTATTGTTTTTGCCGGCCCTGTGCGGGGAGATATTCTGGTCCGCTGCTATCCTGTCGGCCCTTG GATCCATTTTCACCGTCATGCTGGGACTGGACAATACTCTGTCGATAATCATAAGTGCTGCTGTGGCTGTTACTTACACCTTGATTGGAGGCCTTTACAGCGTGGCCTATACTGACGTCATTCAACTGGGATGTGTTCTCTTTGGCCTg GTATTCTGCATTCCGTTTGTCTGGACTCATCCGGCCGTTGACCACGAGGCTATGAGCGAGGTTGATTGGTTAGGTACAATTCCGCTGTCCTCTGTCGGTAGCTACGTCGACATTTATCTGCTCATCATCCTTGGCGGAATTCCTTGGCAAGTTTATTTTCAGCGGGTTTTGGCGTGTCGATCTCCTCGACAGGCCCAGTACCTGTCTTACATTGCTGCTCTTGGATGCCTTACCCTGGCCGTCCCACCTGCCGTTTTAGGTTCCGTTGCCCGAGTCGTTG ACTGGACTAACGGAACGGAATATGGCAAAGAAATAACCACACccgaagaaatcaaatcgatACTACCGTTAATTCTTCAGTATTTAACACCAAAG TGGGTGTCATTTATCGGTCTTGGTGCCGTCTCGGCTGCCATCATGTCATCAGCAGATTCGACTGTCTTGTCAACGAGCTCCATGTTTGTCCATAACATCTACAAGActgttttctttccaaaa TCGTCGGAACAGCATTTGGTTCACGTTATGTGGGTTTCAATTGTCGTATCGGCAGGTCTTGGTACTGTGATGGCACTCACAGTCAACACAATCTACGGACTTAC ATATTTGTGCGCCGACGTGGTCTACGTGGTTCTTTTCCCTCAGCTTCTCCTAGTCATTTACGCCGCAGATTATACCAATACTTATGGGTGCCTAACTGCTTTCGTAACGGGCTTCACTCTCCGAGTTTTGA gCGGAGAACAGCTTTTGAATTTACCAGCCGTGATACACTTTCCATTCTACGACGAAGAAGCTGGAGAGCAACGATTTCCCTTTCGCACGTTCTTAATGCTAGCGTCAATCATTATCCAACTATCAGTCTCACTTATCGCCAGGCGCATCTTTTGTCGCGGTTGCTTATCTTCAAAGTACGACGTTTTCGACTGTTTTCCCCAAAACAACAAGCCTGCGACCCACGACACtaaaagtaaagtaaatttaaatgatgatAATAAGGTTGTCGAAGAGGAGACGCTCATTTTGAGCGAATCCCAACCCATTCCTCTGCACCATAGCTCaagatga
- the LOC124207338 gene encoding derlin-2-like, whose translation MAYHTLRQEYMLMPPVTRAYTTVCLLTSIAVQLDVVSPFQLYFNPLLITQKFEIWRLLTPFFFFGTFSFNFLFNMIFTYRYCRMLEEGSFRGRTADFVYMFIFGCITTVICAWFVNLLFLGHSLTTMFVYIWARRNPYVRMNFFGLLPFRAPYLPWVLVAFSVLLGNSVLVDILGIAIGHLYFFLEDVFPNQPGGRRLLATPRLLKLLFDTHTEDPLYNPAPDERPGGFDWGGAGAPGVADAVADQPRENENQ comes from the exons ATGGCTTACCACACATTACGCCAAGAGTATATGTTGATGCCTCCAGTAACTCGGGCATACACCACTGTTTGCTTGCTCACTTCAATTGCAGTG cAACTGGATGTGGTGTCACCTTTTCAACTGTATTTCAATCCTTTGCTCATCACTCAAAAGTTTGAG ATATGGAGGCTACTGActccattcttcttttttgggacaTTCAGCTTCAATTTTCTGTTCAACATGATTTTTACCTATCGCTATTGTAGAATGTTGGAGGAGGGTTCATTCAGAGGTAGAACAGCTGATTTTGTTTACATGTTCATATTTGGCTGCATCACAACAGTg ATATGTGCTTGGTTTGTAAATTTATTGTTCCTTGGACATTCGCTCACCACGATGTTCGTCTATATTTGGGCTCGGAGAAATCCTTACGTTAGGATGAATTTCTTCGGCCTTCTACCTTTTCGA GCCCCATATTTGCCTTGGGTTCTCGTGGCTTTTTCAGTTCTTTTAGGCAATAGCGTATTGGTGGACATTCTCGGGATCGCCATCGGTCACTTGTATTTCTTCCTGGAAGATGTGTTTCCTAATCAGCCTGGAGGCAGAAGACTCTTGGCCACGCCTCGTTTACT GAAACTTTTGTTCGACACGCACACTGAAGACCCTCTTTACAATCCGGCTCCTGACGAGCGTCCTGGGGGTTTCGATTGGGGCGGTGCTGGTGCTCCGGGAGTGGCAGACGCAGTCGCCGACCAGccgagagaaaacgaaaatcagtga
- the LOC124207341 gene encoding transmembrane protein 17B-like, whose protein sequence is MGRQSVQNVVDSFSDRIFPGLSDIPQDFSFVSGQSDIVYDVQSSLVLQMSLYFNLVYYPVWLAIILASFVAKHQCFGWFSYLLLGIGVSACCVTEATRIYLGMSGNLSEQVAELSTFWFTTLLVQLPLVTIILIVALSLSQILEIVALSISSLLMAVQLCVSFATLRNVARLRQF, encoded by the exons ATGGGAAGACAATCAGTTCAAAATGTTGTGGATTCTTTCAGCGATAGAATATTTCCAGGTCTGTCGGATATACCTCAAGATTTCTCATTCGTATCGGGTCAAAGTGACATAG TTTATGATGTCCAATCAAGTTTGGTACTGCAAATGTCACTATACTTCAACTTGGTCTACTACCCAGTGTGGCTGGCGATCATCCTGGCATCATTTGTGGCAAAG CACCAATGTTTTGGCTGGTTCTCGTATCTCCTTCTTGGAATTGGAGTCTCTGCCTGCTGTGTGACGGAAGCCACCAGGATCTACTTGGGCATGTCTGGCAACCTGAGCGAGCAAGTGGCAGAGCTGTCCACCTTCTGGTTCACCACACTCCTGGTCCAGCTGCCACTTGTGACAATCATCCTGATCGTGGCACTCAGCCTGAGCCAGATCCTGGAGATTGTCGCCTTGTCCATCTCCAGTCTCCTGATGGCAGTCCAGCTGTGTGTCTCGTTCGCCACACTTCGTAACGTGGCCCGCCTTCGCCAATTTTAG